GCTGCGGCCTCGGTTGCCGCTGCGGCTTCCGCTTCGGCGGCCTTCTGCGCCTTGACCTTCTCGGCTTCCTCCCTGCGGCGCGTCGCGACGGCTTCGGCCTTCTTCGCCTTCTCCTCGTCGGCCTTCACTTCGCCCACCGCGAGAGAGTCGTCCCCCCCGATCCGTGCCTTCCGAATGAGCGAGCCCACCGTATCCGACGGGACGGCGCCCTGCGCGATCCAGTAGTCCACGCGCTCGAGGTCCAGGACCAGCCGTGCGGGCTGATTCAGCGGCTTGTAATACCCGATGCTCTCTACGAACCGCCCTTCGCGGGGCGCGGTGCGGTCGGTCACCACCACCCGGTAGTGCGGCGTCTTTTTCCGGCCCATGCGCCGGAGGCGAATTCTTACGGCCATGGCTCCTTCCCGTCGGCGTTCAGTTGCGCCCGCCGAAGGCGGGGCTCCCAGGTCCAAACTGTTTCATCATCTTCTGCATCTCTTTGAATTGCTTCATCAGCCGGTTCACTTCCGCAACCGACCTCCCACTTCCCTTGGCGATCCTCGCGCGCCGCGACCCATTCAGGATCTCGGGGCGCCGCCGCTCTTCGGGCGTCATCGAAAGGATGATCGCTTCGACATGTTTCATCCGCTTCGGATCCATCGCCACGTTCGGGATCTTCTTCCCGATCCCGGGAACGAGCTTCAGGAGCTGCTCCAGCGGCCCCATCTTCTGGATCTGCGAGAGGGCGGAGAGAAAGTCTTCCAGAGTGAAGCGCCCCTTCGAGAGCACCCTTTCCTGAAGCTTCTCCGCCTCCTCCAGATCCATCGTTCGTTGGGCCCGCTCCACGAGCCCGACCACGTCGCCCTTCTGGAGGATCCGGTCCGCGAGCCTCCGCGGGTCCGCGCGGTCCAGATCGTCCGGCCCTTCCCCGACCCCCACGAATTTGATCGGCTTCCCTACCACTCCCCGGATGGAAAGGGCCGCACCGCCCCGCGCATCCCCGTCCAGCTTGGTGAGGATGATCCCCGTCAGCGTGAGGGCTTCGTCGAAACCCTGCGCGATCTTCACGGCTTCCTGTCCCGTCATCGCGTCGGCCACGAGGAGGATTTCCTGAGGCGAGAGTGC
The window above is part of the Gemmatimonadota bacterium genome. Proteins encoded here:
- the ffh gene encoding signal recognition particle protein; translation: MFDELSDKLDSVLGRLRQRGVLTEPMIRDGLREVRRVLLEADVNFGVTREFLARVQERALGEGVLRSVSPGQQVVKIVHDELAALLGGEPPRMEWAERPPTVVVLVGLQGSGKTTTAGKLARRFLREGREPVLAACDLVRPAAVEQLRTLGEGIGVEVHAGSAGEDPVAVAQEAYRRAKEAGKAVLIVDTAGRLQIDEPMMQELRRIKAALSPQEILLVADAMTGQEAVKIAQGFDEALTLTGIILTKLDGDARGGAALSIRGVVGKPIKFVGVGEGPDDLDRADPRRLADRILQKGDVVGLVERAQRTMDLEEAEKLQERVLSKGRFTLEDFLSALSQIQKMGPLEQLLKLVPGIGKKIPNVAMDPKRMKHVEAIILSMTPEERRRPEILNGSRRARIAKGSGRSVAEVNRLMKQFKEMQKMMKQFGPGSPAFGGRN
- the rpsP gene encoding 30S ribosomal protein S16 gives rise to the protein MAVRIRLRRMGRKKTPHYRVVVTDRTAPREGRFVESIGYYKPLNQPARLVLDLERVDYWIAQGAVPSDTVGSLIRKARIGGDDSLAVGEVKADEEKAKKAEAVATRRREEAEKVKAQKAAEAEAAAATEAAAAAATAAEAEAAAAATAVSESGAAAAEEGAKPEEESGDA